One Acaryochloris thomasi RCC1774 genomic window, TGTATCTGGAGCGTCCCCCAACTGAGGCTCAGTGCTTTGAAGCGATTTTGAAGCCCGGTGCCTTGATTCGGATTAAAGCCCCGAAAAAGATGGGAAAAACTTGGCTGCTGGAGCACATTCTTAGCTACGCTCAGCAGCAGGATTACCATACTGTTCCGATTAATTTGATGCGGATTGAAGAGGCGGTACTCCAGGATCTAGATCGCTTTTTGAAGTTTTTCAGCAGTCGAGTCACTCGGAAACTCAAGCTCGATAGTTCCATTGATGACTATTGGGATGAAGGGTTGGGCAGCAACACGAGCTGCACCGAATATTTTGAGGAATGTATTTTAGAGAGTTGCGATCGCCCCATCGTCTTAGCCCTCGACAACGCCGATCGCCTATTTCCCTACGGAGAAGTGGCCTCTAATTTCTTCAGTTTGCTGAGAGCCTGGTATGAAGATGCGCGAATTATCGAAGACTGGCAAAAGTTGCGCCTGGTGATGGCCCACTCCACCGATGTATATCCAACGCTGAACGTTAATCGCTCACCGTTCAATGTGGGGCTGGCAGTTGAGCTAGCTGAGTTTACTGACGATCAAGCTGCATCACTGGTCGAAGGACAACTATCGACGGGCGATCTCCAGACGTTAACCGAAATGGTGGGGGGGCATCCTTATCTAATTCAGCAGGCGATTGAGTATCTGAAGGTGCAGCCGGATGGCAGCATCAAGACTTTGATGGAGATAGCGCCCACTGAGGCCGGTCCCTATGCTCAGCATCTGCGGGACTTATGGTCGCACTTGCAGGCGCATCCTGAACTTGCGATCGCAATGAAAACAGTCGCGCAAGCATCAGAGCCGGTACGGATCAAGCCAGAGCAGGGGTTCATGCTGCATAGTTTGGGATTGGTGCGGCTGAAGGGGAATGAGGTTGAGGTGCGATGTACATTGTATAAGCTGTATTTTTGCGATCGCCTTGAAGACTTGTGATTAGGAGCGCAGTGAAACGTTTTTTCATCTGCATCTGATGTCAGCGAAGTGATGGTAAGCCCCTGGCTCTCAGTTAACCTTTTGCAATTCTGCCGAAGTGCTGACCCAGCCCACAGCTCCCTGTTCACTCAGCAGAACGTCAACCGCAGCCTGATGCTCTGCTTCACTGAACGCTGCACAGCAATCCTCAAGCAGTAGGGCATAAAACCCCAAGTCGCTGGCCTGACGGTAGGTACCCAAGACACAGCATTGTGTGGTTACGCCGGTTATGAGGAGATGGGTGATGTTGCGACTCCGCAATCCCTCTTCCAACTCAGTCCCGACAAAAGCAGACTGAGCCGGTTTATCCAAAACCCAATCTTCAGCAGCGGGTTGCAGTTCGTCTAAGATCTCTGTCCCCGCTTCCCCCTGCACTAAGAAGCGCCCTAGCTGACCCGCACTACCCACGGGATAGCCTGCATTCTGATATCGCAGTCGCTTGCTAGGAGAAAGATCCGAACCGTCAGGGTGATGACTTTCGCGGGTATAGATAATAGGGACAGTTCGCTGTCTCGCCCAATCTAATACGGCCTGAATCTTAGGAATAATGGCCTGTGCAGCAGTGAGATCAGCTCCCAACACAGACCCTGAAAACCCGTCTGGATGGCAAAAATCCTTTTGCATATCGATAACGAGCAGAGCTGTCTGGGACAGGCAAAGCGGAAACGGATGGGGGTGGCTAGTGACCCTCACCCAATCAGTAGGAATCTTGGTGCTCCCTATCACAGTTGGTTAGCCTAACGCTTTGACGAACTGCGGGTCCAATACATCGGTAAAATCAGGCTCTTTAGGAATTTGTCCCTGCTCTTTGAGAAACTTCGCTAGCTCCTGCATGGGTTTGAGCATATAGTCCGGGCTATCAGGATTGCCCAGCATCTCAATGTTGGTAGCTACATCGGGCATTTGAATTCCCTGGAGCTGTTCATCCAACTCTTCAGGGGTAATCTTGAGCTGTTTTGCCATGATGGCAAGCCCCTCTTCCCGGTTGCTGTTCAGGAACTCTAAGCCTTTGAAGTTGCCTTCGACAAAGGCGGCAACGGCTTCGGGGTTGGCTTCGGTGTACTTTGCGCTGAAGATGTATAAGTCTGCGATCGCAGTCGGCATTTGCTTCGATGTATAAATGCTGCGTCCGTCTTTCTGAGCCGCGTTGGCCTTATCGCTGAACGGAGAGTATGTATACACAATATCCAAGTTGCCCGCCTGGTAGGCTGCCGCCGCTGCATCCGGTGGCGTGTTAACCAAGGTGACATCCTGCTCCGTCAAGCCTGCCTCTGCCAAAACCTGAAGCACAAAGAAGTGACCAATACCGCCCAGTTCAACGCCAATTTGCTGACCCTTAAAATCCTGAATGCTGCCGATTTTGTTGCGAGCCAGAATGGCGTCGGCACCGATGGATGTATCTTCAACAGTGACGACCTTGAAGTCCACATCCTTGGCTGCCAATAGAACTGCTTCAGAGGTCACAGGAGCCAAGCCATCTAGCTGCCCTGCAATAAAGCTAGAGAAGCCTTGAGCCACGGTATCAAAGACCTTGAGTTCTAGATCAAGACCCAGTTCTTTGAAGAATCCTTTCTCTAGGGCAATGTAGGCGGGTGTGTTGCCAATCCAGGTGGTTATCCCCATGACGGCCTTCATTGAGTCTCCCGTGGCCACATCCGGTGCGGTTTCGCTGTCAGCAGAAGTCTCAGGGGATGAACCACAGGCATGGAGCCCGACACCTGCGATCGCACCTGTCATGAGCCAAAGAACATTGCGGCGGGTCCAATTTCGAGATGGAATATTCATCAGCAGTTCACTCCTCTATTTTGAAACTCAGCTTTAACGGCAACAGCGATGCGATCGGCCACTTGAGTCGCGATCAATTCACCTTTGGCAGCAGTGGCACCCTGGGCAGACGAGAGCACTCCTGAGAGCGGCACCCAGTCCTGGCAAGTGGGGTACAGGTCATAGGGCGGGAAATCAACAGGGTCAATGTCAGGAATCAGGTCCAGCTTCACTAGCTCTGGGTAGAAATGCAGCATCAGGGAGGTCTCAATCACAGCCGCATGTTCTAAAGCAAAGCCCGGAAACCCTTTGGGGAATACGGTCGCCAGGGTCTCTTCAGTACAGAAGTCCCAATACTCAAGGCGCATAATCTTCAGAGGCGTTGAGGCACCCACATCCCGCAGCGCTAGGTCGATGCCTTCGGTGAGGAACCACTGGTTTTCATAATGTCCATCGACAATCACTAGATTCGTGATGCCTTGGCGGGCAAATTCGCGCACGAGGTCACGGGTGATTTGACTGAGGCTGTGACCGTCGAGGCTAGTGGTGCCGGGAAAATGTTGACCGCCGCCGGATTTGGGCTGGGATTTGTAACCGTAGCTGAGGGGCGGGGCAACGAGGCCGTTGACGCGCTTTGCGATTGTGGTTGCGATCGCACCACTCAGCAACCCATCAGTCCCTAAAGGCAAATGAGGACCATGCTGCTCTAGTGCGCCACAGGGTAAAAAAACAACCAGATCGTTTTCCTGTAGTCGAGCTTGATACTCGACCCAACTCAGGGTGTTCATTTGCACTGAAGTCACAGCAGATGCCCAGCTCACGGGTGATTGGTAACTTCTTAACCTGTTATGACATCAGGCAATTGTAGTATGAGGCACAGTTAGGTTAATTGCATGGTGAGGAAACCCAGTTTTTCATTCCATAGAAGCAATAGATCTAGCGACCCGGTGTCGATTCTGTCTGAGTTCGCAGACGTATAAAGTAGAGAAACAATCAGAGTTGAGATCCGCTTCAAGAAGATTTTGTTCTTGGGGGTCGCATTCCTTCGATACCCTCTAACATGTGTTTTGGAGCGGATTGAAGAAAGATCTTAGTGTGGTCCCAGAAATGCTGGCAACCGCTCAATACGACCGTTGTGCCTGCTCTATCAAAAAATTCAACTGTCTAACGAATCAAGGGTATTCAGTCATGCAACCGCAATGGATCAAAACCGATCATCACAAAGCTACCTACGAAGCCTTTGATTACGTTCCCGGCGTGACAGCATCTGGCAACTTTGCCTTCATTTCCGGTCAGGTTGGGGTGGAAGAAGACGGTGGCGTGAGTGATAATTCGGAAACGCAGATCGTGCGTGCCTTTGCCAATCTGGGAGAGATTCTCAAGGCTGTTCCCGCTAACCCACGGGATGTTGTCGATATCACAACCTATCATGTCGGCTTACGGGAGCATTTGCCGTTAGTAAGTGCAGAGAAAAAGAAGTTCTTTGGCGATTGGAATCCAGCTTGGACGGCCATTGGCATCACCGATCTGGCCATCGAAGGGCTGATCCTAGAGATTCGCGCTGTCGTGCTTTTGCCGTCTATGGGTTAGGGCTGTCAGAGAATCAAGTGGTGTAGGCAGAAAAATAAGACTGATGAGGTGCCCAAGCTAGTACTCGGTATGACTAAACATTCAGTTCAACAGGTGTAGAATCGCCCAACAAGTCACTACCATAAGGTGAATCGTACTGTGGATGGACATAACGATCTATGGGAAAACTCGATGGTAAAGTCGCTCTGATTACGGGCATCGGCTCTGGGATTGGTCGAGCTGCGGCTCAACTTTTCTGTGAAGCCGGGGCCACCGTTTTTGGCGTAGATCATAATTCTGACCTTGGTGCCTCTGTCGCTGAAGATCTGGAATCTTGGGGCGATCGCTTTCACTTTCATCCGGCTGACTTGTCCCAAGAAAGAGATTGTATACAGGTGGTCGAAGAATGTCAGAGATTGTGTGATGGCCGCAGGCCGGTCGGAGACCCTCGCATCGATATCCTATACAATAATGCAGGTATATCCATCATTGCCCCCTTCACTGAGACCGATAGCGCTACGTTGACAAAGATCATGGCCGTCAACTTTCAGGCTGTTTATCTGCTGTGCCAGCAGGTGCTGCCAATTATGCAGGCCCAAGGAAGTGGCGTAATTATTAATACCGCCTCTGAACTTGCGATCGTGGCTCAGCCACTCTATGCCGCCTACTGCGCCAGCAAAGGAGCCGTCCTGTCTCTGACCCGCGCCCTAGCCCTTGAATACGCACAGGACAATATCCGTATTAATGCTCTTTGTCCCGGCCCTGTTGACACACCCATGCTGCAGCAAGAGTTTGAACAAGCTGAGTCCCCCACCCAAGCCAGATCTGCCGGAATAGAAACCATACCCATTGGACGTTTAGGATATCCAGAAGAAATTGCGCAAGTGGCACTATACCTAGCAAGCGATGCTCCAGCATTGCTACATGGTGCATCGCTTGTTGTAGATGGCGGAAAAACGATTTTGTGACATCCCAAAACTTTCAATGAGTTTCAATGCTTACTGCATGCCTGAGCTTGCAAGACATTCACTGTTCACTTGAGCTTGTGCTGCTAATCTAGCCGAGCAGAGTCATCGGTCCGTCAAGCATCGATCTTTCCCAATTCTAGGTTTTGGTGACTTTAAGGCCGCAGGTCGGGTCTGTCGAGTGATTGATGAAGTGGATAACTTTGGAGACTGCGCAGCCAAATGGCAGAATTTGTGTGTCTATCTGACTGTAGAGCGAGGTTTACGAAAGGAGTTGAGGAATTGGAGGGATTGTGCCAAGCTGCCTAGTCCAATAGAGGTAAAGTTTTCGGCTCTCAAGCTCCTCTTATAAGTTTTGGCTACTCAGTGCCTGCAGATCGTTTCGACCTCTCACCCAATGCTCAGGTTAATTTCAGTGAGGCTATGGTTTGCGTTTAGAGGCGTTTCAGGTTGCCCCATCATGCTTAGAGGCAAGACAGGTGAGCTGACAAAACAACAGGCTCACTCCATGAACTGGAGATAGACATGACTTTCGAACATAGCCTGACGCATCCTCTGCAATCCCTTGGGCAATTAGCCGCGCTTGCACAGCATCACTTTAAAGAGTGGGTGCGGCGAGAAATTATCGATGATGATCCTTTTGAAGTCGAAATCTGGAGCGATGGAGAGTTCGTCGTTGCTGAGTGTGAGAACATCTCATACTATGAAAGCGTCGCAGAGCTTGAACCTGACAAATATCTTGAGTACATCCAGACAGAACTGGAGCTGTACTTAAAGTGATGCATCGAGCTATTCGCTCCACCCCCGCAGCGTTAAATCAGGCTGACTAAGCTGCGCTAACGCTGCACCTTGGCCCTATACAACGGCCCAATGAAGAGCAGGTGCTTTCGATGCTCTTGGGGCGAGGCTTCTGTACTTTGCTGATTTACTGAGCTGAAATTCACGTAAAAGAAAAGGGTTGAGTGCTAGATAATCTTTTTAGTAGAAGAATCGGGGATGAACTGTTAAAGACAGAACAATCCATCCCGTTCTCAGTCATTTTCACTTTTTTAAAGTTCTATACATTGATGCCCTTCACTGTGGTCTATTACGGAAGGCAACATCATCGGGTTACTCTCGCTTCGAAAATTCGAACAAACTCCCTCCGCTGGCGGTCGGTATAGAATAGGCAATTTGGTCTAGCTTTTGATTTCCCGAGAGCGCTAAATCTGCTTTTCGATCAATCGTTCCATCAGGGTTAGTTGGCACATCTAACTGATAAAATGTACCCCGCTGCTCTGGCGTCAATAAGACTTTAGCCGGTCGATGACAATCTTCAGATGATTGAAGGACGTTAGCTTCGACATATCCCCGAATTTCAATCTCACTTGTATTTAGTGGTTTGAGCAGCAGAAAAGGATTCGGTTGCACTAGAAGTAAACCCGTATCATGAGGGAGAAGCTTTACCATAATTGAATGGGTATTCGCATCTACTGCAGTAATCGTAACGGGTTGATTTACACCCTCTGAGTCAAAGAAAGAGCTGGCGGTCATAGACTCAAAGCTGTCTTCATCATTAGCTGCATTCGTTTCTACCGTGAATAGAATATCCAATAAGAGACTTCTATCCTCTAAGTTTGAAATCGTCAGAAAATACCCTTGTAATATACTTCTACTAACGGGTTCAAATACTTCTAAGTCAGCAGGAGGAACTCCCATAATTTCTCTAGGTAACTGTGAGGCATTGAGAAGCAATTCGAAGGTTGACAAAAGCATAGTAACCTCTTTCTTTAATGTTAAAAATAGAAATCCTCTAGCAAGAAAAGGCACTCTTGCTAGTATGCAGAAAATGCTAAATAGGCTGGATGACTTATTCCTAAAGGAAAAGTTGGGCTTCTTCTATGAAAGAAAACTCATGGTTCATTTTTTGCTTGAGTAGTTTATGCAAAAATGGCCCAAGGTATCTTAAATATAGTCTTGTTCCCCTGTGAGATTTATATTCTCGAATCTATTTAA contains:
- a CDS encoding creatininase, translating into MNTLSWVEYQARLQENDLVVFLPCGALEQHGPHLPLGTDGLLSGAIATTIAKRVNGLVAPPLSYGYKSQPKSGGGQHFPGTTSLDGHSLSQITRDLVREFARQGITNLVIVDGHYENQWFLTEGIDLALRDVGASTPLKIMRLEYWDFCTEETLATVFPKGFPGFALEHAAVIETSLMLHFYPELVKLDLIPDIDPVDFPPYDLYPTCQDWVPLSGVLSSAQGATAAKGELIATQVADRIAVAVKAEFQNRGVNC
- a CDS encoding Rid family hydrolase, which encodes MQPQWIKTDHHKATYEAFDYVPGVTASGNFAFISGQVGVEEDGGVSDNSETQIVRAFANLGEILKAVPANPRDVVDITTYHVGLREHLPLVSAEKKKFFGDWNPAWTAIGITDLAIEGLILEIRAVVLLPSMG
- a CDS encoding AAA-like domain-containing protein, yielding MDLGSEFTWAIAKQIADRLMFDSTSRYLSDVEILVLQGSWEGKSYSDIAEQYGYSTEYINSDVGFTLWSKLSQASGEKVTKRNFRGALERQWLASAPTPRPSASEVSKPEPLYLERPPTEAQCFEAILKPGALIRIKAPKKMGKTWLLEHILSYAQQQDYHTVPINLMRIEEAVLQDLDRFLKFFSSRVTRKLKLDSSIDDYWDEGLGSNTSCTEYFEECILESCDRPIVLALDNADRLFPYGEVASNFFSLLRAWYEDARIIEDWQKLRLVMAHSTDVYPTLNVNRSPFNVGLAVELAEFTDDQAASLVEGQLSTGDLQTLTEMVGGHPYLIQQAIEYLKVQPDGSIKTLMEIAPTEAGPYAQHLRDLWSHLQAHPELAIAMKTVAQASEPVRIKPEQGFMLHSLGLVRLKGNEVEVRCTLYKLYFCDRLEDL
- a CDS encoding SDR family NAD(P)-dependent oxidoreductase; translation: MGKLDGKVALITGIGSGIGRAAAQLFCEAGATVFGVDHNSDLGASVAEDLESWGDRFHFHPADLSQERDCIQVVEECQRLCDGRRPVGDPRIDILYNNAGISIIAPFTETDSATLTKIMAVNFQAVYLLCQQVLPIMQAQGSGVIINTASELAIVAQPLYAAYCASKGAVLSLTRALALEYAQDNIRINALCPGPVDTPMLQQEFEQAESPTQARSAGIETIPIGRLGYPEEIAQVALYLASDAPALLHGASLVVDGGKTIL
- a CDS encoding cysteine hydrolase family protein; the protein is MIGSTKIPTDWVRVTSHPHPFPLCLSQTALLVIDMQKDFCHPDGFSGSVLGADLTAAQAIIPKIQAVLDWARQRTVPIIYTRESHHPDGSDLSPSKRLRYQNAGYPVGSAGQLGRFLVQGEAGTEILDELQPAAEDWVLDKPAQSAFVGTELEEGLRSRNITHLLITGVTTQCCVLGTYRQASDLGFYALLLEDCCAAFSEAEHQAAVDVLLSEQGAVGWVSTSAELQKVN
- a CDS encoding ABC transporter substrate-binding protein — its product is MNIPSRNWTRRNVLWLMTGAIAGVGLHACGSSPETSADSETAPDVATGDSMKAVMGITTWIGNTPAYIALEKGFFKELGLDLELKVFDTVAQGFSSFIAGQLDGLAPVTSEAVLLAAKDVDFKVVTVEDTSIGADAILARNKIGSIQDFKGQQIGVELGGIGHFFVLQVLAEAGLTEQDVTLVNTPPDAAAAAYQAGNLDIVYTYSPFSDKANAAQKDGRSIYTSKQMPTAIADLYIFSAKYTEANPEAVAAFVEGNFKGLEFLNSNREEGLAIMAKQLKITPEELDEQLQGIQMPDVATNIEMLGNPDSPDYMLKPMQELAKFLKEQGQIPKEPDFTDVLDPQFVKALG